The Saccharothrix variisporea genome has a segment encoding these proteins:
- a CDS encoding SMP-30/gluconolactonase/LRE family protein — MSRTLGVLAAVVVGVSLVTVAPATADPTQSGRVQPFPDEFALPDGFLPEGIAIGGAPVAYFGSRADGDLFRVDLRSGRGEVFSQGPGTASVGMKVDRRGRLFVAGSGGGDARVVDAETGEVLKSYAFAASDTFVNDVVITEHAAYFTDSRKPVLYKVAFGRHGELPATHTEVPLTGDFRLTPGVINANGIARTPDREALLVVQSNTGLLHRVGPDGATTVVDLGGYVLTSGDGLLVEGRTLLVVQNRLNTVSVFTLDKAGTSGKLVTKITDPRFDTPTTVASFGHRLYLPNARFTTAPTPTTSYSAVAVSRP, encoded by the coding sequence ATGTCTCGCACACTGGGGGTGCTGGCCGCGGTCGTGGTCGGGGTCTCGTTGGTCACCGTCGCGCCGGCCACCGCCGACCCCACGCAGTCCGGCCGAGTTCAGCCCTTCCCCGACGAGTTCGCCCTGCCGGACGGGTTCCTGCCCGAGGGCATCGCGATCGGTGGCGCGCCGGTCGCCTACTTCGGCTCGCGGGCTGACGGGGATCTGTTCCGCGTCGACCTGCGGAGCGGGCGTGGTGAGGTGTTCAGCCAAGGGCCCGGGACGGCGTCGGTCGGGATGAAGGTCGATCGGCGCGGGCGGTTGTTCGTCGCGGGTAGTGGGGGTGGGGATGCGCGGGTGGTGGACGCGGAAACGGGAGAGGTCCTCAAGTCTTATGCATTCGCCGCGTCCGACACGTTCGTCAACGACGTCGTGATCACCGAACACGCCGCGTACTTCACCGACTCGCGCAAGCCCGTCCTCTACAAGGTCGCATTCGGCCGGCACGGCGAACTGCCCGCCACCCACACCGAAGTCCCGCTGACCGGCGACTTCCGGCTCACCCCCGGCGTGATCAACGCGAACGGCATTGCGCGGACGCCGGACCGGGAAGCGCTGCTGGTCGTCCAGAGCAACACCGGGCTGCTGCACCGGGTCGGCCCCGATGGCGCCACCACGGTCGTCGACCTGGGCGGGTACGTCCTGACCAGCGGCGACGGCCTGCTGGTGGAAGGCCGCACGCTCCTCGTGGTGCAGAACCGGCTCAACACGGTCTCGGTGTTCACCCTGGACAAGGCCGGTACCAGCGGAAAGCTCGTGACGAAGATCACGGACCCGCGTTTCGACACGCCGACGACGGTGGCTTCGTTCGGTCACCGCCTCTATCTGCCCAATGCCCGTTTCACCACCGCGCCGACACCGACGACCTCGTACAGCGCAGTAGCGGTCAGCCGGCCATAG
- a CDS encoding sensor histidine kinase: protein MKQKSKAETSQKTIRSRLTGVVVVPSVVLLVMWLAFSSYTVFDGFYTRAVAVSVKDASIPAVSAFVAIQKERELAMTALGQRSPDLGELHRQQRVVDESTASMRSAFDAVSGNAPDEVLARITTLNTLLGELTQRRAAVESGKVDKREVYDYYNRVVDAGTALFGTQARVVPDSVASQEGLNATDLFRAADWMARASSVAAAMLAAGNPSAEERLEFVTLVGSYHAQFTTTTPFAADAVQRDYRSLTESEAWRKLVRLENDLIATPGAKVALEDWQAVAGPVSDKLVALAVDQASHASDTGLERGNTRFITVLIGSLIALVVVLGGIVFAVRISNRLVNRALITRLTSLKKDSLALAHERLPDIVDRLREGKHVDVEAEVPPLDYGTDEIGQVADAFNAAQYTAVAAAVKESQAREGVNRVFLDIAHRNQGLVHRQLKILDRLEREEENPEQLDALFQLDHLATRARRNAENLIILAGEQPGRQWRKPVRLLDVLRAAVAETEQYVRVKVNPVPDTALVGAAVADTIHLIAELVDNATAFSSPRSQVQVHASEVPQGVVVEIEDHGLGINPEDREQHNAMLADPPEFDAMRLRGESRLGLFVVARLAARRGIHVELRESPYGGTLALVLIPSAIVAGPSGAAEVAETGQLPRRAYEEHLVPEPAEEAVPQARFPGTSRELEGFWAAAEAAANRDSLPADDRLSGGLNLPSHSGSLDVTPFDPSVSDLSRHSGSLDLSQRSGDLELPQRKRTTANDEPSADKPELPRRRRQQNLAPQLVRNDFHPTPEPLAEVDVEHSAERSRKGLSAFQRGTRDARRSDDALEP from the coding sequence GTGAAGCAGAAGAGCAAGGCGGAGACGAGCCAGAAGACGATCCGCTCGCGGCTCACCGGCGTGGTGGTGGTGCCGAGCGTCGTCCTGCTGGTGATGTGGTTGGCGTTCTCCTCCTACACGGTGTTCGACGGCTTCTACACCCGTGCGGTCGCGGTCAGCGTCAAGGACGCCTCCATCCCCGCCGTCAGCGCGTTCGTCGCCATCCAGAAGGAACGCGAACTGGCGATGACCGCGCTGGGCCAGCGCAGCCCCGACCTGGGCGAACTGCACCGCCAGCAGCGGGTCGTGGACGAGTCCACGGCGTCCATGCGGTCGGCCTTCGACGCCGTGTCGGGCAACGCGCCCGACGAGGTCCTCGCCCGGATCACCACCCTGAACACCCTGCTGGGCGAGCTGACCCAGCGACGCGCGGCCGTCGAGTCGGGCAAGGTCGACAAGCGCGAGGTCTACGACTACTACAACCGGGTCGTCGACGCCGGCACCGCGCTGTTCGGCACGCAGGCCCGCGTCGTCCCCGACTCCGTGGCCTCCCAGGAGGGCCTCAACGCCACCGACCTCTTCCGCGCGGCGGACTGGATGGCGCGTGCGTCCTCGGTCGCCGCCGCCATGCTCGCCGCCGGCAACCCCTCCGCCGAGGAACGCCTGGAGTTCGTCACCCTGGTCGGCTCCTACCACGCCCAGTTCACCACGACCACGCCGTTCGCGGCCGACGCCGTGCAGCGCGACTACCGGTCCCTGACCGAGTCGGAGGCCTGGCGCAAGCTGGTCCGGCTGGAGAACGACCTGATCGCCACGCCCGGCGCCAAGGTCGCGCTGGAGGACTGGCAGGCCGTCGCCGGGCCGGTGTCGGACAAGCTCGTCGCCCTCGCCGTCGACCAGGCCTCCCACGCCTCCGACACCGGCCTGGAGCGCGGCAACACCCGGTTCATCACCGTCCTGATCGGATCGCTGATCGCGCTGGTCGTGGTGCTCGGCGGCATCGTCTTCGCGGTCCGCATCTCCAACCGCCTGGTCAACCGCGCCCTGATCACCCGCCTGACCTCGCTGAAGAAGGACTCCCTGGCCCTGGCCCACGAGCGGCTGCCCGACATCGTCGACCGGCTGCGCGAGGGCAAGCACGTCGACGTCGAGGCCGAGGTGCCGCCGCTGGACTACGGCACCGACGAGATCGGCCAGGTGGCCGACGCGTTCAACGCCGCCCAGTACACCGCCGTGGCCGCCGCGGTGAAGGAGAGCCAGGCCCGCGAGGGCGTGAACCGGGTCTTCCTCGACATCGCCCACCGCAACCAGGGCCTGGTGCACCGCCAGCTCAAGATCCTGGACCGGCTGGAGCGCGAGGAGGAGAACCCCGAGCAGCTCGACGCGCTGTTCCAGCTCGACCACCTGGCCACCCGCGCCCGCCGCAACGCCGAGAACCTGATCATCCTCGCGGGCGAGCAGCCCGGCCGGCAGTGGCGCAAACCCGTGCGGCTGCTGGACGTCCTGCGCGCCGCGGTCGCCGAGACCGAGCAGTACGTGCGGGTCAAGGTCAACCCGGTGCCCGACACGGCCCTGGTCGGCGCGGCCGTCGCCGACACCATCCACCTGATCGCCGAGCTGGTGGACAACGCCACCGCGTTCTCCTCGCCCCGCTCCCAGGTGCAGGTGCACGCCAGCGAGGTGCCGCAGGGCGTGGTGGTGGAGATCGAGGACCACGGCCTGGGCATCAACCCCGAGGACCGCGAACAGCACAACGCGATGCTGGCCGACCCGCCGGAGTTCGACGCCATGCGGCTGCGCGGCGAGTCCCGGCTGGGCCTGTTCGTGGTCGCGCGCCTGGCCGCCCGCCGCGGCATCCACGTGGAGCTGCGCGAGTCGCCCTACGGCGGCACGTTGGCCCTGGTGCTGATCCCGTCCGCGATCGTGGCCGGACCCTCGGGTGCCGCCGAGGTCGCCGAGACCGGCCAGCTGCCGCGCCGCGCCTACGAAGAGCACCTGGTGCCGGAGCCTGCCGAGGAGGCGGTGCCGCAGGCCAGGTTTCCCGGTACTTCCCGAGAGCTGGAAGGCTTCTGGGCCGCCGCCGAGGCCGCGGCCAACCGCGATTCCCTTCCAGCGGACGACCGACTCAGCGGAGGACTGAACCTGCCCTCGCACAGCGGATCGCTCGACGTGACCCCGTTCGACCCCAGCGTGTCCGACCTCAGCCGGCACAGCGGGTCCCTGGACCTGTCCCAGCGCAGCGGCGACCTGGAGCTGCCGCAGCGCAAGCGCACCACCGCGAACGACGAGCCCTCGGCCGACAAGCCGGAGCTGCCCCGCCGCCGCCGGCAGCAGAACCTCGCCCCGCAGTTGGTGCGCAACGATTTCCACCCCACGCCCGAGCCGCTCGCCGAGGTCGACGTCGAGCATTCCGCCGAACGGTCCCGCAAGGGCCTGTCGGCGTTCCAGCGGGGCACGCGCGACGCCCGCCGCTCCGACGACGCACTCGAACCGTAG